One Parageobacillus sp. KH3-4 genomic region harbors:
- a CDS encoding response regulator: protein MYRVLLIEDDPMVQEVNRQFIEQVEGFTVIGSAGNGMEGMQLIRDLHPDLVIIDIYMPHKDGLETLKEIRSEGYEVDVIAITAASDIDTVRRVLQNGAFDYIMKPFKFERLKQALENYHSFRQTLNEKETLTQKELDALLQTAEPQMLEPRNELPKGLNEVTLQKIVRYLRKQTEPVSAEEVAEGVGIARVTARRYLEYLEKRGEVSLDVQYGGIGRPVNRYMMKHHI from the coding sequence ATGTACCGCGTCTTGCTGATTGAAGACGATCCGATGGTGCAGGAAGTAAACCGTCAATTTATCGAACAAGTGGAAGGGTTCACCGTTATCGGAAGCGCCGGAAATGGCATGGAAGGGATGCAACTAATCCGCGATCTCCATCCCGATTTAGTGATTATTGATATTTATATGCCTCATAAGGATGGCCTTGAAACATTAAAAGAAATTCGCTCGGAAGGATATGAAGTAGATGTTATCGCTATCACTGCGGCAAGCGATATCGACACGGTGCGGCGCGTATTGCAAAACGGCGCTTTTGATTACATCATGAAACCGTTTAAATTCGAGCGTCTCAAACAAGCGTTGGAAAATTATCATTCCTTCCGTCAAACGCTGAACGAAAAAGAAACATTAACGCAGAAAGAGTTAGACGCTCTTCTGCAAACGGCAGAACCTCAAATGCTCGAGCCGCGCAACGAACTGCCAAAAGGTTTGAACGAAGTCACATTACAAAAAATCGTTCGGTATCTTCGCAAGCAAACGGAACCTGTTTCCGCCGAAGAAGTCGCCGAAGGGGTCGGCATCGCGCGAGTGACGGCACGCCGCTATTTAGAATACTTAGAAAAAAGAGGAGAAGTCAGCCTC
- a CDS encoding thioredoxin family protein: MKKLFIFGSIIVALFAALAFVTSYQQKEAAKDNPYHKKELDPATVAQLDDPNYQNLILPDELEKKLKNKETVTVYFYSPICPHCQKTTPIVVPLAKKMGIDLKMFNLLEFEDGWDKYHIEGTPTLVHYEKGKEVKRIDGYHEEAVFRNWFSSIQHRHQ; this comes from the coding sequence TTGAAAAAGCTCTTTATTTTTGGATCGATTATTGTGGCGCTGTTTGCAGCGCTCGCCTTTGTCACGTCATATCAGCAAAAAGAAGCTGCCAAAGATAATCCGTACCATAAAAAAGAACTTGATCCCGCAACCGTTGCGCAGCTTGACGACCCGAACTATCAAAACCTTATCTTGCCGGACGAATTAGAAAAGAAGCTAAAAAATAAAGAAACGGTCACCGTCTATTTTTATAGCCCGATTTGTCCGCATTGCCAAAAAACAACTCCGATCGTCGTTCCTTTGGCCAAGAAAATGGGAATCGATTTAAAAATGTTTAATTTGCTGGAATTTGAAGATGGATGGGACAAATATCATATTGAAGGGACACCAACGCTTGTTCATTACGAAAAAGGGAAGGAAGTAAAACGAATCGACGGTTATCATGAAGAGGCGGTGTTCCGCAACTGGTTTTCCTCGATTCAACATCGCCATCAATAA
- a CDS encoding hemolysin family protein, whose protein sequence is MDIVNLLIVALLIACTAFFVASEFAIVKVRSSRIDQLVSEGNKRAIAAKKVISNLDGYLSANQLGITMTSLGLGWLGEPTVERILTPLFERIHLSESLSHVLSFVIAFSAITFLHVVVGELAPKTFAIHKAEAITLFTAQPLILFYKAMYPFIWTLNNSARLVTKVFGLQPAAEHEIAHSEEELRLILSESYKSGEINQSEYRYVNNIFRFDDRIAKEIMVPRKEIVALDINRSVKENLEIIKEEKYTRYPVIDGDKDHVLGLINVKEVFTDLVTNPSAEKQMKDYIRPIIQVIESIAIHDLLVKMQKERIHMAILVDEYGGTSGLVTVEDILEEIVGEIQDEFDVDEIPLIQKVDETRTIVDGKVLISEVNDLFGLSIDDDDVDTIGGWILTKHYDIKVGDSVEIDNYLFTVKEMDGHHVKTVEVLKQEKEEETQDDVFGEKEELRL, encoded by the coding sequence TTGGACATAGTCAATTTATTGATAGTGGCTTTGCTTATCGCATGTACCGCTTTTTTTGTAGCTTCGGAATTTGCGATTGTCAAAGTTCGCAGCTCGCGCATTGACCAATTAGTTAGCGAAGGAAACAAACGGGCGATTGCTGCCAAAAAGGTGATTTCTAACCTTGACGGCTATTTATCGGCGAATCAATTAGGCATTACGATGACGTCGCTGGGGCTTGGTTGGCTCGGTGAACCAACGGTGGAAAGGATACTAACGCCGCTTTTTGAGCGCATCCATTTATCGGAGTCGCTTTCGCACGTTTTATCCTTCGTTATTGCCTTTTCGGCGATTACGTTTCTTCATGTCGTGGTCGGCGAGCTGGCACCAAAAACGTTTGCCATTCATAAAGCAGAAGCGATCACGCTGTTTACCGCACAACCGCTTATTTTATTTTATAAAGCGATGTATCCGTTTATTTGGACGCTCAACAATTCAGCGCGCCTTGTCACCAAAGTGTTTGGGCTGCAGCCGGCCGCAGAACATGAAATTGCCCATTCCGAAGAAGAGCTGCGCCTCATTTTATCAGAAAGCTACAAAAGCGGGGAGATTAACCAATCGGAATATCGGTATGTGAACAATATTTTTCGTTTTGACGACCGGATTGCAAAAGAAATTATGGTGCCGCGCAAAGAAATTGTGGCGCTCGATATCAATCGAAGCGTGAAAGAGAATTTGGAAATTATTAAAGAGGAAAAATATACGCGTTATCCGGTGATCGACGGCGATAAAGACCACGTTCTCGGGCTCATCAACGTGAAAGAAGTGTTTACTGATCTTGTGACAAACCCATCCGCAGAAAAACAAATGAAAGATTATATCCGTCCAATCATTCAGGTAATTGAGTCAATCGCTATTCATGATTTGCTTGTGAAAATGCAGAAAGAGCGCATTCACATGGCAATTTTGGTCGACGAGTACGGCGGAACATCGGGACTTGTCACTGTCGAAGATATTTTAGAAGAAATCGTTGGCGAAATTCAAGACGAATTTGACGTGGATGAAATTCCACTGATCCAAAAAGTGGATGAAACGCGTACGATTGTCGACGGAAAAGTGTTGATTAGCGAAGTGAACGATTTGTTCGGCCTTTCCATCGATGATGATGATGTCGATACGATTGGGGGCTGGATTTTGACGAAACACTATGATATTAAAGTAGGCGATAGCGTCGAAATAGACAATTACTTGTTTACGGTGAAGGAGATGGACGGCCACCATGTGAAAACGGTGGAAGTCTTGAAGCAGGAGAAAGAAGAGGAAACACAAGATGATGTGTTCGGCGAAAAGGAAGAACTTCGTTTATAG
- a CDS encoding aldo/keto reductase, with protein MKHLQDRVTLHNGVQMPWLGLGVYKVKDGEEVINAVRTALEIGYRHIDTAAYYQNEEGVGKAVRESGIPREEIFITTKVWNSDQGYETTLKAFETSLKKLGLDYVDLYLVHWPVKGKYKETYKALEKLYKDGRVRAIGVSNFHIHHLEDLMADCEIKPMVNQVEYHPRLTQKELHAFCKQHGIQLEAWSPLMRGEVLQEATLVEIGKKYGKTPAQVILRWDLQNEVVTIPKSVTPQRIKENADIFDFELTAEEMAKIDALNLNKRIGPDPDNFDF; from the coding sequence ATGAAACATCTGCAAGACCGTGTCACATTGCATAATGGCGTGCAAATGCCGTGGCTTGGACTTGGGGTTTATAAGGTGAAAGATGGTGAAGAAGTCATTAATGCGGTGCGCACCGCGTTGGAAATCGGCTATCGCCATATTGACACGGCGGCATATTACCAAAACGAAGAAGGAGTCGGGAAAGCGGTTCGCGAATCAGGGATTCCGCGCGAGGAAATATTTATCACGACAAAAGTGTGGAACTCCGATCAAGGATATGAAACAACATTGAAAGCGTTTGAAACAAGCTTGAAAAAGTTAGGCCTTGATTATGTGGACTTATATTTAGTGCACTGGCCTGTTAAGGGAAAATATAAAGAAACATATAAAGCGCTAGAAAAATTGTATAAAGATGGACGTGTGCGCGCGATTGGCGTCAGCAATTTCCACATCCACCATTTAGAGGATTTAATGGCCGATTGCGAGATTAAGCCGATGGTCAATCAAGTGGAATATCATCCTCGCTTGACTCAAAAAGAGCTTCATGCGTTTTGCAAGCAGCACGGCATTCAGCTTGAAGCATGGTCGCCATTGATGAGAGGGGAAGTTTTGCAAGAAGCGACGCTTGTCGAGATTGGCAAAAAATACGGGAAAACCCCAGCGCAAGTCATTCTTCGTTGGGATTTGCAAAATGAAGTAGTGACAATTCCAAAGTCGGTAACGCCGCAGCGCATTAAGGAAAATGCAGATATTTTCGATTTTGAGCTAACGGCGGAGGAAATGGCAAAAATTGATGCGCTTAATTTGAACAAACGAATCGGACCGGATCCGGACAATTTCGATTTTTAA
- a CDS encoding RluA family pseudouridine synthase, protein MWLKKGDWLECAIPSFWQGQTIESLLKEVWCTSKKFAHQLRMEKGIKLNGKEVPWQTTLRENDRLQLYLYQPEPSVILPEYRELSVLWEDEHLLIVNKEAGIDIHPSEPFQTGTLANAVAFYLQAQGILTKVRHIHRLDRDTSGTILFAKHPLAGATLDRMLEKRQIKRTYVALVHGIVKNKSGTISAPIGRDRHHPTRRRVSRTGAKAVTHYRVLHTFLNEQASLVELSLDTGRTHQIRVHMSYIGHPLVGDVLYGGENTFHRQALHAVKLSFLHPFTKETVSCVAPVDDFPVDIARFYIDSQ, encoded by the coding sequence ATGTGGTTAAAAAAAGGAGACTGGCTCGAATGCGCCATTCCTTCTTTTTGGCAGGGGCAAACGATCGAATCGCTGCTGAAAGAAGTATGGTGCACTTCGAAAAAATTCGCGCACCAGCTGCGCATGGAAAAAGGAATTAAATTAAATGGAAAAGAAGTGCCATGGCAAACTACGTTACGAGAAAATGACCGTTTGCAGCTGTACCTTTATCAGCCTGAGCCTTCTGTCATTCTTCCCGAGTATCGGGAACTTTCCGTTTTATGGGAAGATGAGCATCTGCTCATTGTGAACAAGGAGGCCGGCATCGATATCCATCCTTCCGAGCCTTTTCAAACGGGAACGTTAGCGAACGCGGTCGCTTTTTATTTGCAAGCGCAAGGCATTTTGACGAAAGTGCGCCATATTCACCGGCTTGATCGCGATACATCGGGAACGATTTTGTTTGCCAAACATCCGCTTGCAGGCGCGACGCTCGATCGGATGCTGGAAAAGCGGCAAATCAAACGGACGTATGTAGCGCTCGTCCATGGCATTGTCAAAAATAAATCTGGAACGATTTCCGCCCCGATCGGGCGCGACCGCCATCATCCAACAAGGCGAAGAGTTTCGAGAACAGGCGCAAAAGCGGTGACGCACTATCGCGTTTTACATACGTTTTTAAACGAGCAAGCATCGCTTGTCGAGCTTTCCCTTGACACCGGACGCACGCATCAAATCCGCGTCCATATGAGCTACATCGGTCATCCGTTAGTCGGCGATGTTCTTTATGGCGGCGAAAACACGTTTCATCGCCAAGCGCTACATGCCGTCAAACTATCGTTTTTGCATCCTTTTACGAAAGAAACGGTTTCATGCGTCGCTCCGGTTGACGATTTCCCCGTTGATATTGCGCGATTTTACATCGATTCACAATAA
- a CDS encoding zinc metallopeptidase, giving the protein MLFHPMDFVILIAFGVSLWAQWKVSSNFNAWSQVPASSGLSGAEVARMILDRNGLYDVPVEVIPGRLTDHYDPISRVVRLSEPVYYGRSIASISVAAHEVGHAVQHQQAYGALVLRHRMFPIVNFASGVAPFLLLVGFLLHQLSLIGLGIIFFSFAVAFQLITLPVEFNASSRAKKFMLAEGLIYPDEKRGVNKVLGAAALTYVAATLISVLELLKYVLIFTQSSNNDE; this is encoded by the coding sequence ATGCTATTCCATCCGATGGATTTTGTCATTCTCATTGCCTTTGGCGTTTCGCTATGGGCGCAATGGAAAGTTTCAAGCAACTTCAATGCTTGGTCACAAGTTCCAGCTTCTTCCGGTTTGTCAGGTGCGGAAGTGGCGCGCATGATTTTGGACCGTAACGGCCTTTATGATGTACCGGTTGAAGTAATTCCGGGAAGATTAACGGACCATTATGATCCGATTTCGCGTGTCGTCCGCTTGTCGGAACCGGTATATTATGGACGGTCGATTGCTTCTATATCGGTTGCCGCGCACGAAGTCGGGCATGCGGTGCAGCATCAGCAAGCATACGGCGCGCTAGTGCTCCGCCATCGCATGTTTCCAATCGTAAATTTCGCATCGGGAGTGGCACCGTTTTTATTGCTAGTCGGGTTTTTGCTTCATCAGCTTTCGCTGATTGGCTTAGGGATTATCTTCTTCTCCTTTGCCGTTGCTTTTCAACTCATTACGTTGCCGGTAGAGTTTAACGCAAGCTCGCGGGCGAAAAAGTTTATGTTGGCAGAAGGGCTTATTTACCCGGATGAAAAGCGCGGCGTCAACAAAGTATTAGGAGCGGCCGCATTGACGTATGTGGCAGCAACGCTCATTTCGGTTTTAGAATTGTTAAAATACGTGTTAATTTTTACGCAAAGCAGCAATAATGATGAATAA
- a CDS encoding YhcU family protein has translation MNTAYAATKEQEGYIHYLVNYFYTNIFPYYFADEQIHEFEKWQVLPLKEKRVKYNGTTKEAFQIISSLQSLITVIEYVGKSGDCGRYRDVFQRNVELLRRYGIMFPFAIEQFAAKQHYPCSMYLPSQSEWLM, from the coding sequence ATGAATACGGCTTATGCGGCAACGAAAGAACAAGAGGGATATATCCATTATTTAGTAAATTATTTTTATACAAACATTTTTCCGTATTATTTCGCTGACGAACAAATTCATGAGTTTGAAAAATGGCAAGTTCTTCCATTAAAAGAAAAACGCGTAAAATACAATGGGACAACGAAGGAAGCGTTTCAAATTATTTCATCGCTGCAATCATTAATTACCGTCATTGAATATGTAGGGAAAAGCGGAGATTGCGGACGGTACCGTGATGTATTTCAGCGGAACGTTGAATTGCTTCGGCGGTACGGCATTATGTTTCCGTTTGCGATAGAGCAGTTTGCCGCCAAGCAGCATTATCCATGCAGCATGTATTTGCCATCACAAAGCGAATGGTTAATGTGA
- the wrbA gene encoding NAD(P)H:quinone oxidoreductase, protein MANVKLAIIYYSSTGTNYQLAKWAEEAAKEAGAEVKVVKVPELAPKEAIESNPAWKAHAEATKDVPTATLEDLEWADAIIFSVPTRFGNVPSQLKQFLDTTGGLWAQGKLANKVVSAMASAGNAHGGQEQTILQLYTTMYHWGAIVVAPGYTDPSIFAAGGNPYGTTVTVDQNGKMVENVEAAVKHQARRTVQVAQWVKNGMQQ, encoded by the coding sequence ATGGCGAACGTAAAATTAGCAATTATTTATTACAGCTCAACAGGCACGAACTATCAATTGGCGAAATGGGCAGAAGAAGCGGCGAAAGAAGCAGGAGCAGAAGTAAAAGTAGTAAAAGTTCCTGAACTCGCGCCAAAAGAAGCGATTGAATCAAATCCGGCGTGGAAGGCGCACGCGGAAGCGACAAAAGACGTTCCAACAGCTACATTGGAAGATTTGGAATGGGCAGATGCCATTATTTTCAGCGTGCCGACTCGCTTTGGCAATGTCCCTTCCCAATTAAAACAATTTTTAGATACGACCGGCGGATTGTGGGCGCAAGGAAAACTTGCCAACAAAGTGGTCAGCGCGATGGCATCTGCAGGAAACGCGCATGGCGGCCAAGAACAAACCATTTTGCAACTATATACAACAATGTACCATTGGGGTGCGATTGTCGTAGCGCCTGGATATACAGATCCATCTATTTTTGCCGCGGGTGGAAACCCGTATGGAACGACCGTGACCGTCGATCAAAACGGAAAAATGGTAGAAAATGTGGAAGCAGCTGTGAAACATCAAGCACGTCGCACTGTCCAAGTCGCGCAATGGGTAAAAAATGGAATGCAACAATAA
- a CDS encoding dicarboxylate/amino acid:cation symporter gives MRGKLKNLTVQVIIGIILGIIVGFLFPEFGAKLKVLADAFIKLIKMVIAPIIFFTVVIGIGNMGDLKKVGRIGGKALIYFEIVTTFALAIGIIVVNLIKPGVGFNIDAVKGGDVSQYTKQAEEVNHGVIEFLLSIIPDNVIGAFAKGELLPILFFAILFGLSTAALGEKAKPVVALFERLTDIFFGVVNMVMKVSPIAAFGAMAYTIGTFGISSLVSLGKLMGSVYITMALFIFVVLGLIAKFYGFNIFKFIAYIKEEILLVLGTSSSESALPKLMERLEKYGCSKSVVGLVVPTGYSFNLDGTSIYLSMAAIFIAQAYGIDLTIWQELTLLGILMLTSKGAAGVTGSGFITLAATLAAFPMIPVEGIALLLGVDRFMSEARAITNIIGNAVATVVVSKMEDEFHPSAEQNEDRTNIAVAK, from the coding sequence ATGCGGGGGAAATTAAAAAATTTAACCGTCCAAGTGATTATTGGAATTATTTTAGGAATTATTGTTGGATTTTTATTTCCTGAATTTGGCGCGAAATTAAAAGTGCTTGCGGACGCATTCATTAAGTTAATCAAAATGGTGATTGCGCCGATCATTTTCTTCACGGTTGTGATTGGAATCGGCAACATGGGGGATTTGAAAAAAGTCGGCCGAATCGGTGGAAAAGCGCTTATTTACTTTGAAATTGTGACGACGTTTGCCTTGGCGATCGGGATTATTGTCGTTAATTTAATCAAACCGGGGGTAGGATTTAATATAGATGCGGTAAAAGGCGGAGATGTGTCGCAATATACGAAACAAGCCGAAGAAGTGAATCACGGTGTCATTGAGTTTTTGCTTAGCATTATTCCAGATAACGTCATCGGGGCATTTGCGAAAGGGGAATTGCTGCCAATTTTATTCTTTGCGATTTTGTTCGGCCTCTCGACAGCGGCATTGGGAGAAAAAGCGAAACCGGTTGTCGCGTTGTTTGAACGTTTAACGGACATCTTCTTCGGCGTCGTCAATATGGTGATGAAAGTATCGCCGATTGCGGCGTTCGGCGCGATGGCGTATACGATTGGCACGTTTGGAATCAGTTCGTTAGTGTCGCTTGGAAAACTAATGGGCTCTGTATATATTACGATGGCGCTGTTTATCTTCGTTGTCCTCGGATTGATCGCGAAATTTTACGGGTTTAACATTTTCAAATTTATCGCTTATATCAAAGAAGAAATTTTGCTTGTGCTTGGCACATCTTCTTCTGAGTCGGCGCTTCCAAAACTGATGGAGCGTCTTGAAAAGTACGGTTGCTCTAAATCGGTTGTCGGGCTTGTTGTGCCGACTGGCTATTCGTTTAACCTTGACGGAACATCGATTTATCTGTCGATGGCGGCGATTTTTATTGCACAGGCTTATGGTATTGACTTAACGATTTGGCAAGAGCTTACGTTGCTTGGAATCTTAATGTTAACGTCGAAAGGGGCAGCTGGTGTTACAGGTTCCGGATTTATTACGCTTGCTGCAACGTTAGCGGCGTTCCCAATGATTCCGGTGGAAGGAATCGCATTGTTGCTTGGTGTTGACCGCTTTATGTCAGAAGCGCGCGCCATTACGAACATCATTGGCAATGCGGTAGCGACGGTTGTTGTTTCCAAAATGGAAGACGAATTTCATCCTTCTGCAGAACAAAATGAGGATAGAACGAATATAGCTGTGGCAAAGTGA
- a CDS encoding sensor histidine kinase: MHRLSIRWKITILIFFIVSFSLLLSGLFVIGDFFHTKEEELQQRALLTARTVSELPEIKSHIVGTEEQRASINGIVERVRIIHDADYIVVLDMNKVRLSHPVPSMIGRVSRGADEGPAFAEHTYTSKARGEIGTVIRAFVPIMNKDHQQIGVVIAAYRLPTFLEVIYALKEEILIATSLSLFIGGIGAWLLASHIKQQMFQLEPHEIAKLLVERTEAFNAMHEGVIAIDSDENITIFNDRAKQMLGVKGDVIGKPIRSVIPDTHLPEILEINQPIYNKELQIGNLTIWSNRIPIKVNGKTVGAIAIFQDRTEVKKLAEELTGVKAFVSALRVQNHEYMNKLHTIAGLIQLGHQEKALEYVFQVTEEQEELTRFLSKHIKDESISGLLLSKVRRGKELGIRVTIDRHSRLHAFPSPLDHHDFVVILGNLIENAFDSFQGITDREKEIYVSIEQNEEICSLSVEDNGQGIDPEHLDRIFEEGFSTKGKNGRGIGLYLVKHIVEKGKGHLDVKSEKGKGTIFTITFNM; the protein is encoded by the coding sequence ATGCATCGGTTATCTATCCGCTGGAAAATCACCATCTTAATTTTCTTTATCGTTAGCTTTTCCTTATTGCTAAGCGGATTGTTTGTCATCGGAGACTTTTTTCACACAAAAGAAGAAGAATTGCAACAACGTGCATTATTGACGGCAAGGACGGTATCCGAGCTTCCCGAAATCAAATCACACATTGTCGGAACGGAAGAACAGCGCGCTTCCATCAATGGCATTGTCGAGCGCGTTCGCATCATTCATGACGCCGACTACATTGTTGTCCTTGACATGAATAAAGTTCGTCTTTCCCATCCCGTCCCATCCATGATTGGACGCGTTTCCCGCGGTGCCGATGAAGGCCCTGCGTTTGCAGAACATACTTACACATCGAAAGCCCGCGGCGAAATTGGCACCGTCATTCGTGCGTTCGTTCCAATTATGAATAAAGATCATCAACAAATCGGCGTTGTCATTGCGGCATATCGATTGCCAACTTTTTTGGAAGTGATTTATGCTTTAAAAGAAGAGATTTTGATTGCGACAAGCCTTTCTCTATTCATTGGCGGAATAGGGGCTTGGCTGCTCGCTTCCCATATTAAGCAACAAATGTTTCAACTGGAACCTCATGAAATCGCCAAACTGCTTGTCGAACGGACCGAAGCCTTTAACGCAATGCACGAAGGCGTTATCGCGATCGATAGCGATGAAAACATCACGATTTTTAATGACCGGGCAAAACAGATGCTCGGCGTTAAAGGAGATGTGATCGGCAAGCCGATTCGCTCTGTTATTCCCGACACGCACCTGCCGGAAATTTTGGAAATTAATCAGCCTATTTATAACAAAGAACTGCAAATAGGAAATTTAACGATTTGGAGCAACCGCATTCCGATTAAAGTCAACGGCAAAACAGTTGGGGCGATCGCGATTTTCCAAGACCGTACCGAGGTGAAGAAACTCGCCGAAGAGCTGACAGGAGTGAAAGCGTTTGTCAGCGCTTTGCGTGTGCAAAATCACGAATATATGAATAAGCTGCATACAATCGCCGGATTGATACAATTAGGTCATCAAGAAAAAGCGCTCGAGTATGTCTTTCAAGTGACGGAAGAACAAGAAGAACTAACCCGGTTTTTAAGCAAACATATTAAAGATGAAAGCATTTCCGGCTTGCTCTTAAGCAAAGTCCGCCGCGGCAAAGAACTGGGCATTCGCGTCACCATCGACCGCCATAGCCGTCTCCATGCTTTTCCGTCTCCGTTGGATCATCATGATTTTGTCGTCATTCTTGGAAACTTGATCGAGAACGCGTTTGATTCGTTTCAAGGCATTACGGATCGGGAAAAAGAAATATATGTAAGCATTGAGCAAAACGAGGAAATTTGTTCACTTTCGGTGGAAGACAACGGCCAAGGCATTGACCCAGAGCATCTTGACCGTATTTTCGAGGAAGGGTTCTCCACCAAAGGCAAAAATGGGCGAGGCATCGGTTTGTATTTAGTCAAGCATATTGTGGAAAAAGGAAAAGGGCATCTGGATGTGAAATCGGAAAAAGGAAAAGGAACAATATTTACGATCACTTTTAATATGTAA